A genomic segment from Asterias amurensis chromosome 6, ASM3211899v1 encodes:
- the LOC139938775 gene encoding E3 ubiquitin-protein ligase TRIM56-like isoform X1 — protein sequence MAFSKPAQGLALEKIRKDYLECSICQEEYTEPKLLDCLHSFCKHCLLEYHTTNYKDAKMLICPLCRKETQLPETGVEEFKSNFILTGLAGQLEQVSSLEHSKLVCNLCEEKNKATHFCYDCPMFICANCYKMHKKIPLLLSHTVATLKDVRDGKTAMKKTKPKRHPECQTHEGEVMWFYCSSDVMICQACTVIDHCKPQHEYIDCNQASSTYKQSLAQLFTPLEETMKKLEQSQATASTMKDNLNIAVKRTMTEVKNRADEIRAEVTAQESRIMDEIQTILKDRNKKLEEFEQAVSVNLHQIQQSLQSAKDVSKNSSVPDFLASYPTISKDLKGLIDQNQPKIDSILSHLRFTPGVCDISLGNLSTKEPTKEPKWELSLKYDRGIDGAGDIDGSVPRDEMAVADHWNKRVAIYNTKGHQKKSIPLLSCPLAVAAFQNQLVIVDKTNSVKMYNRNGNKMFEFHTVPHSEVGETSVDLRSVAVIKDTIMVGDVKRSVITKHRSSDGSLIDTVSVQTKPCYLAIDSKDRVVVSGGDRKQVDIVDVTGTLLFSINPKAYFLPVTSCRGVCCDSSANYIAVFNGYNHGHIHQYDTQGRFLSCIAQGLYNPCGISLTSDGQQLAVADWHSVEIYNKVY from the exons ATGGCGTTTTCTAAACCAGCACAAGGTTTAGCTCTGGAGAAAATCCGAAAGGATTATCTGGAGTGCAGTATTTGTCAAGAGGAGTACACGGAACCCAAACTACTAGACTGTCTTCACagcttctgtaaacactgtttacttGAATATCACACTACCAACTACAAAGATGCAAAGATGCTTATTTGTCCTTTGTGTCGAAAGGAGACACAACTTCCTGAGACGGGTGTTGAAGAGTTCAAGAGTAACTTCATTTTAACTGGTCTTGCAGGTCAACTGGAGCAGGTCAGTTCACTTGAACACAGCAAGTTGGTCTGTAATTTATGTGAGGAAAAAAACAAGGCAACACATTTCTGTTACGACTGCCCCATGTTTATTTGTGCAAACTGCTACAAAATGCACAAGAAAATTCCCTTGTTGTTAAGCCATACAGTAGCTACTTTGAAAGATGTTAGAGATGGAAAAACTGCAATGAAAAAGACAAAACCCAAACGCCATCCAGAATGCCAAACTCATGAAGGTGAAGTGATGTGGTTCTACTGTTCAAGTGATGTGATGATTTGCCAAGCTTGTACTGTCATAGATCACTGTAAACCACAGCATGAGTACATTGACTGCAACCAAGCCTCATCCACATACAAACAGTCATTGGCTCAACTCTTTACTCCCCTTGAAGAAACCATGAAGAAGCTTGAACAATCTCAAGCAACTGCCTCCACAATGAAAGACAATCTAAACATTGCAGTTAAGAGAACCATGACAGAGGTGAAGAACAGAGCGGATGAGATCAGGGCTGAGGTAACAGCTCAAGAGAGTCGCATCATGGATGAAATACAAACAATCCTTAAAGATCGGAACAAGAAATTGGAGGAATTTGAGCAAGCAGTGAGTGTAAACTTGCATCAAATACAGCAATCATTGCAGAGCGCCAAAGATGTCAGCAAGAATTCATCAGTGCCTGACTTCCTTGCAAGCTATCCAACAATCAGTAAGGACTTGAAGGGACTCATAGATcaaaatcaacccaagataGATTCAATCCTTTCCCATCTGAGATTCACTCCAGGGGTTTGTGATATCTCCCTGGGTAACCTGAGTACGAAGGAGCCTACGAAGGAGCCAAAGTGGGAGCTTAGTTTGAAGTATGATCGAGGAATCGATGGGGCTGGGGATATTGATGGCTCTGTACCGAGGGATGAGATGGCAGTGGCAGACCActggaataaaagagtggcaaTCTACAACACTAAGGGACACCAGAAGAAATCTATCCCACTATTAAGCT GCCCTCTGGCTGTTGCTGCATTCCAGAATCAGTTAGTGATTGTAGATAAGACCAACTCTGTCAAGATGTACAATAGGAATGGCAACAAGATGTTTGAATTCCACACAGTGCCTCATAGTGAAGTGGGCGAGACATCAGTAGACCTCCGCAGTGTAGCAGTCATAAAGGATACAATCATGGTCGGGGATGTGAAGAGGTCAGTTATAACTAAACACAGATCCAGTGATGGTTCACTCATTGACACTGTTTCAGTTCAGACTAAACCTTGCTACTTGGCCATTGACAGCAAGGACAGAGTTGTAGTCAGTGGTGGGGACAGAAAACAAGTAGACATTGTTGACGTCACTGGTACTTTATTATTCAGCATCAATCCAAAGGCCTATTTTCTACCAGTTACATCCTGCAGAGGTGTATGCTGTGACAGCTCAGCTAACTACATTGCAGTGTTCAATGGTTATAACCATGGTCATATTCATCAGTATGACACTCAGGGTAGATTTCTCAGCTGTATTGCTCAGGGTCTGTACAACCCATGTGGAATCTCATTGACATCAGATGGTCAGCAGCTTGCAGTGGCAGACTGGCATTCAGTGGAGATTTATAACAAGGTGTATTGA